A window from Rhea pennata isolate bPtePen1 chromosome 1, bPtePen1.pri, whole genome shotgun sequence encodes these proteins:
- the JAM2 gene encoding junctional adhesion molecule B isoform X1: protein MASCSLCLLLLSYLGVLCYHKVTGISIETDNKNVKAEEFKEAILSCKHKFSKEMSLRIEWKKIQSRGVSFVYYNGEFTGDLKDRAEMLNTGIHIRNVTRKDSGTYRCEISAKSEDSPHLREATIMLTVLVAPTTPICEVPSSAMTGTVVELSCKETEGSPPSEYQWYKNGVALLEKTGTGGARAANITYTMNKKSGTLLFNTVTKNDTGEYFCEASNGIGLSQKCSVKRMQVDDLNVSGIIAAVVFVALVMALCGLGVFYAQKKGYFTKESSSQKKSNYQSTSEKDFKHTKSFVI from the exons ATCATAAAGTGACTGGAATTTCCATTGAAACGGATAACAAAAACGTAAAAGCAGAAGAGTTTAAAG AGGCTATTCTTAGCTGCAAGCacaaattttcaaaagagatgAGTCTAAGAATAGAATGGAAGAAAATCCAGTCTCGGGGAGTCTCGTTTGTTTATTACAATGGTGAATTTACAG GTGATTTGAAAGACCGAGCAGAGATGCTCAATACAGGAATCCATATTAGAAATGTGACCAGAAAGGATTCTGGGACCTACCGTTGTGAAATTAGTGCAAAGAGTGAAGATAGCCCACACTTGAGAGAGGCTACTATTATGCTCACAGTGTTGG TTGCTCCAACCACTCCAATATGTGAGGTACCCAGCTCTGCAATGACTGGAACAGTAGTGGAACTGAGCTGTAAAGAAACTGAAGGGTCTCCTCCATCCGAGTACCAGTGGTATAAAAACGGTGTTGCCTTGCTGGAAAAGACCGGAACAGGTGGTGCTAGAGCAGCAAATATAACGTACACTATGAATAAAAAGTCAGGCACTCTG CTATTTAACACAGTTACAAAGAATGACACTGGAGAGTATTTCTGTGAAGCTTCTAATGGGATTGGATTATCTCAGAAATGCTCAGTGAAGCGAATGCAAGTTG ATGACCTTAATGTAAGTGGCATAATTGCTGCTGTAGTATTTGTGGCTCTGGTAATGGCACTATGTGGCCTTGGAGTATTTTACGCCCAAAAAAAGGGTTACTTTACaa aggaaagcTCTTCCCA AAAGAAGTCCAACTATCAATCTACAAGTGAAAAG GATTTCAAGCATACCAAATCCTTTGTTATTTAG
- the JAM2 gene encoding junctional adhesion molecule B isoform X2, producing MSLRIEWKKIQSRGVSFVYYNGEFTGDLKDRAEMLNTGIHIRNVTRKDSGTYRCEISAKSEDSPHLREATIMLTVLVAPTTPICEVPSSAMTGTVVELSCKETEGSPPSEYQWYKNGVALLEKTGTGGARAANITYTMNKKSGTLLFNTVTKNDTGEYFCEASNGIGLSQKCSVKRMQVDDLNVSGIIAAVVFVALVMALCGLGVFYAQKKGYFTKESSSQKKSNYQSTSEKDFKHTKSFVI from the exons atgAGTCTAAGAATAGAATGGAAGAAAATCCAGTCTCGGGGAGTCTCGTTTGTTTATTACAATGGTGAATTTACAG GTGATTTGAAAGACCGAGCAGAGATGCTCAATACAGGAATCCATATTAGAAATGTGACCAGAAAGGATTCTGGGACCTACCGTTGTGAAATTAGTGCAAAGAGTGAAGATAGCCCACACTTGAGAGAGGCTACTATTATGCTCACAGTGTTGG TTGCTCCAACCACTCCAATATGTGAGGTACCCAGCTCTGCAATGACTGGAACAGTAGTGGAACTGAGCTGTAAAGAAACTGAAGGGTCTCCTCCATCCGAGTACCAGTGGTATAAAAACGGTGTTGCCTTGCTGGAAAAGACCGGAACAGGTGGTGCTAGAGCAGCAAATATAACGTACACTATGAATAAAAAGTCAGGCACTCTG CTATTTAACACAGTTACAAAGAATGACACTGGAGAGTATTTCTGTGAAGCTTCTAATGGGATTGGATTATCTCAGAAATGCTCAGTGAAGCGAATGCAAGTTG ATGACCTTAATGTAAGTGGCATAATTGCTGCTGTAGTATTTGTGGCTCTGGTAATGGCACTATGTGGCCTTGGAGTATTTTACGCCCAAAAAAAGGGTTACTTTACaa aggaaagcTCTTCCCA AAAGAAGTCCAACTATCAATCTACAAGTGAAAAG GATTTCAAGCATACCAAATCCTTTGTTATTTAG
- the ATP5PF gene encoding ATP synthase-coupling factor 6, mitochondrial, with product MILQQILRLSSIFRTAVSVHLRRNIGLSAVIFNKAKELDPVQKLFLDKIREYNTKSKQAGGPVDVGPEFQKDMNESLARLQRMYGEGDLTKFPEFKFEEPNFEETPK from the exons ATGATTCTGCAACAGATACTGCggctttcttccatttttcgCACCGCTGTTTCCGTACACCTGCGTAGGAATATTGGCCTCTCTGCTGTCATCTTTAATAAGGCAAAAGAGCTTGATCCAGTTCAGAAACTCTTCTTAGACAAGATCAGAGAATACAACACAAAGAGCaa ACAAGCTGGGGGGCCTGTTGATGTAGGCCCTGAGTTTCAGAAAGACATGAATGAATCACTTGCCAGACTTCAGCGAATGTATGGTGAAGGAGATCTAACCAAATTTCCAGAATTTAAATTCGAGG AGCCCAACTTTGAAGAGACTCCAAAGTGA